The Nitrospirota bacterium genome has a segment encoding these proteins:
- the uvrA gene encoding excinuclease ABC subunit UvrA, translating to MASFPNSPRSPGTYLVVEGARQNNLKNISLRIPHNAVTVVTGVSGSGKSSLAFDTLFAEGQWRYVESLSTYARMFLDRVDRPDVDRLLNIRPAIAIEQKNPVRTARSTVATATEVADLLRLLFAKAGRPVCPDCQQEARGFHPGAVADDLLARFSDARAMVLFPIQDLGPGHDRALVESLLRRGFVRLKCGDEILNLQPGISIPRAGRRELLVVLDRLALRPDNRGRLTEAVETAFREGHGLCAVDVIGQGTQTYSAAFRCQRCGRTFPPIRPVLFSFNHPLGACPECKGFGNILRYDEDLVVPDRGRSLADGAIEPWSKPGTDWWQKQMLLAMKRRGVSLSTPYSQLPEPVRTLLWKGDGKFEGIQQFFEYLEQKRYKLHVRVFLSRYRTPFPCPACGGSRLKPEALAVKVAQRNIHQLMELTIQEAATWVETLELPTFEASVAKDILRQLRTRLSFLLRVGLGYPTLSRQTRTLSGGEAQRIALANQLGARLVGTLYVLDEPTIGLHARDTATLAGILRDLAASGNTVVVVEHDRQMIQAADYAVELGPWSGEKGGEVVCAAPSAEFAADRRALTARYLRGEEAIPVPRTRRRGNGRSLIVTGAREHNLKNLTVRIPLQMLVCVTGVSGSGKSTLVEDTLYRAVARAFRVQSLPMGRFSAIKGLEHLRGARLIDQEPIGRTPRSNPITYLKAFDEIRRLFASVPEARRRGLTAAHFSFNTPGGRCERCQGNGYEKLEMYFFEDLYVTCEECQGRRFRPDVLGVKFRGRTIHEVLGMTVTEAQALFSGATRLGEQLHLLASIGLGYLRLGQPATTLSGGEAQRLKIAAELASQREAPPRGRGTAGGLLYIMDEPTTGLHLEDVKKLLAVIGKLVDAGHTVLVVEHNLDVIKAADWIIDLGPEGGEAGGRIVAEGRPEQVALAPDSHTGRFLKAVLNAER from the coding sequence ATGGCAAGCTTCCCCAATTCCCCCAGGTCCCCCGGCACCTATCTCGTCGTCGAGGGGGCGAGGCAGAACAATCTCAAGAACATCTCGCTGCGGATCCCGCACAACGCGGTCACCGTCGTCACCGGGGTCTCCGGCTCCGGCAAGTCCTCCCTCGCCTTCGACACCCTCTTCGCGGAGGGCCAGTGGCGCTACGTCGAGTCCCTCTCGACTTACGCCCGGATGTTCCTGGACAGGGTGGACCGGCCCGACGTGGACCGGCTGCTCAACATCCGTCCGGCCATCGCCATCGAGCAGAAGAATCCGGTGCGCACGGCCCGCTCGACCGTGGCCACGGCCACAGAGGTGGCGGATCTCCTGCGTCTGCTCTTCGCCAAGGCGGGCCGCCCGGTCTGCCCCGACTGTCAGCAGGAGGCGCGCGGCTTTCACCCGGGCGCCGTCGCGGACGACCTGCTCGCCCGCTTCTCCGACGCACGGGCCATGGTGCTCTTTCCGATTCAGGACCTGGGGCCAGGCCATGACCGGGCCCTGGTGGAATCTTTGCTCCGGCGCGGGTTCGTCCGGCTGAAGTGCGGGGACGAGATTCTGAACCTGCAGCCGGGGATCTCGATTCCCCGGGCTGGACGGCGGGAGCTGTTGGTGGTGCTGGACCGTCTGGCCCTCCGCCCGGACAACCGGGGCCGATTGACCGAAGCGGTGGAGACGGCCTTTCGCGAGGGCCACGGCCTCTGCGCCGTGGACGTGATCGGACAGGGGACGCAGACCTACAGCGCCGCCTTCCGCTGCCAGCGCTGCGGCCGGACTTTCCCTCCGATCCGGCCGGTCCTCTTCTCGTTCAACCACCCGCTCGGAGCCTGTCCCGAGTGCAAGGGGTTCGGCAACATCCTGCGGTACGACGAGGACCTGGTCGTGCCGGACCGGGGCCGTTCGCTGGCCGACGGAGCCATCGAGCCCTGGAGCAAGCCGGGCACGGACTGGTGGCAGAAGCAGATGTTGCTGGCCATGAAGCGGCGCGGCGTCAGCCTGAGCACCCCTTATAGCCAATTGCCCGAACCGGTGCGGACGCTTCTCTGGAAAGGGGACGGCAAGTTCGAGGGGATCCAACAGTTCTTCGAATATCTGGAACAGAAGCGCTACAAGCTGCACGTGCGGGTCTTCCTCAGCCGGTACCGGACCCCCTTCCCCTGCCCTGCCTGCGGCGGGTCCCGGCTCAAGCCCGAGGCCCTGGCGGTCAAGGTCGCGCAGCGGAACATCCACCAGCTCATGGAATTGACGATCCAGGAGGCGGCCACCTGGGTGGAAACCCTCGAGCTGCCGACGTTCGAGGCATCGGTCGCCAAGGACATTCTGCGGCAGCTTCGGACGAGGCTCAGCTTCCTTCTCCGGGTCGGGCTCGGCTACCCGACCCTCTCTCGACAGACCAGGACCCTCTCGGGCGGGGAGGCCCAGCGGATCGCCCTCGCGAACCAGCTCGGAGCCAGGCTGGTCGGCACCCTGTACGTGCTGGATGAGCCGACCATCGGTCTCCACGCCCGTGACACGGCGACGCTGGCTGGCATCCTCCGGGACCTGGCTGCCTCGGGCAACACGGTCGTCGTCGTGGAGCATGACCGGCAGATGATCCAGGCGGCGGATTACGCGGTGGAGTTGGGCCCCTGGTCCGGCGAAAAGGGCGGCGAGGTCGTCTGTGCGGCACCATCCGCCGAGTTTGCGGCAGACCGCCGCGCCCTGACCGCCCGGTACCTCCGCGGGGAAGAAGCGATTCCCGTGCCCCGGACCAGGCGCAGGGGCAACGGCCGCTCCCTGATCGTCACCGGCGCCAGGGAACACAACCTCAAGAACCTCACGGTCCGCATTCCCCTCCAGATGCTGGTTTGCGTGACCGGCGTGTCCGGCTCCGGGAAGAGCACGTTGGTGGAGGACACGCTCTATCGGGCCGTGGCCCGGGCGTTTCGGGTCCAATCGCTTCCCATGGGCCGGTTCAGCGCGATCAAGGGCCTGGAGCACCTGCGGGGAGCCAGGCTGATCGACCAGGAGCCGATCGGCCGGACGCCGCGCTCCAATCCCATCACCTATCTGAAGGCCTTCGACGAGATCCGGCGGCTCTTCGCCTCGGTCCCGGAAGCCAGGCGCCGGGGGCTCACCGCCGCCCACTTCTCCTTCAACACCCCGGGCGGCCGGTGCGAGCGGTGCCAGGGCAACGGCTACGAGAAGCTCGAGATGTACTTCTTCGAAGACCTGTACGTGACCTGCGAGGAATGTCAGGGGCGGCGGTTCCGGCCGGACGTGCTGGGCGTGAAGTTCCGCGGCCGGACGATCCACGAGGTCCTCGGCATGACGGTCACCGAAGCCCAGGCCCTGTTCTCCGGCGCCACACGGCTGGGCGAGCAGCTCCACCTGCTGGCCTCCATCGGCCTGGGCTACCTGCGGCTGGGCCAGCCGGCCACGACCCTGTCCGGCGGCGAGGCCCAACGTCTCAAGATCGCGGCCGAGCTGGCGAGCCAGCGGGAGGCCCCGCCACGCGGACGGGGTACGGCCGGCGGACTCCTCTACATCATGGACGAGCCGACCACCGGGCTCCACCTGGAGGACGTCAAGAAGCTCCTCGCAGTCATCGGCAAACTCGTAGACGCGGGCCATACGGTCCTGGTGGTCGAGCACAACCTGGACGTGATCAAGGCGGCCGACTGGATCATCGACTTGGGCCCGGAGGGAGGGGAAGCGGGAGGAAGGATCGTCGCCGAAGGCCGTCCGGAGCAGGTGGCGCTTGCGCCGGACTCGCACACGGGACGCTTCTTAAAAGCAGTACTGAATGCTGAACGATGA